In a genomic window of Amphiprion ocellaris isolate individual 3 ecotype Okinawa chromosome 13, ASM2253959v1, whole genome shotgun sequence:
- the cxxc5b gene encoding CXXC-type zinc finger protein 5, whose product MSTAVDIAGPSSPDQAHSSAKIPNEPLRPSLKRSSHPYSLSHYISTPSPAVDVKGLIQPSPEQQRAAQPGHTKPRRAPSWPDMWESPSGLHLAHAAELLMRAGLLALTPATTEQAGLGAQSSQPAKREATEAKGGKGDGEGGGSGPEEEEEDSSGCGTDFQPFLGAWFPFSPALFPLAGFQMGGGHWRSTAMGAEGIEGLVAEGYSPSSLGGGSGGRRKRKRCGECIPCRRQTNCEQCSSCRNRKRGHQICKYRKCEELKRKPGGPGFESRVSGFDLRGSDFTLGLAQERSSGALDG is encoded by the coding sequence ATGTCCACCGCGGTAGACATCGCTGGCCCTTCCTCCCCAGATCAGGCCCACAGCAGCGCTAAAATCCCCAATGAGCCTCTGAGACCGAGCCTGAAGCGCTCCAGCCACCCCTACAGCCTCTCCCATTACATCTCCACCCCTTCCCCGGCCGTGGATGTGAAAGGCCTGATCCAGCCCTCCCCGGAACAGCAGCGGGCCGCCCAGCCCGGCCACACTAAGCCTCGCCGGGCCCCTTCCTGGCCCGACATGTGGGAGTCGCCCAGCGGGCTCCACCTGGCCCACGCCGCAGAGCTGCTGATGCGCGCCGGGCTGCTGGCTCTCACACCCGCCACCACAGAGCAGGCCGGCCTGGGAGCACAGAGCAGCCAGCCGGCTAAAAGGGAGGCTACAGAGGCAAAAGGGGGAAAGGGAGACGGTGAGGGAGGCGGATCGGGGcccgaggaggaggaagaggactcCTCTGGATGTGGCACTGACTTCCAACCCTTCCTGGGTGCCTGGTTCCCCTTCAGCCCCGCTCTGTTCCCCCTGGCAGGCTTCCAGATGGGGGGAGGCCACTGGAGGAGCACGGCCATGGGAGCTGAGGGCATCGAGGGGCTGGTGGCCGAGGGCTACTCTCCCAGCTCTCTGGGTGGAGGCAgcggagggaggaggaagaggaagaggtgcGGGGAGTGCATACCGTGCCGACGTCAGACGAACTGCGAACAGTGCAGCAGCTGCCGCAATCGCAAGAGGGGACACCAGATCTGTAAATACAGGAAGTGTGAGGAGCTGAAGAGGAAGCCTGGAGGGCCCGGGTTTGAGAGCAGAGTGTCTGGGTTTGATCTAAGGGGGTCCGACTTTACTTTGGGTCTGGCACAGGAGAGAAGCAGCGGAGCCTTGGATGGATAG